In the Streptomyces fradiae ATCC 10745 = DSM 40063 genome, GGGACGGAGACCCGGCGGCCGGGCCGCGAAAGTCGGTGCCGTACCCGGGTCCGGAACGGAGCGAGGAGAGGACGGGGCCATGCCGATCGGCGCGGGCGGGGACGGGGAGGGGAACGGGGACGTACCGCCGCCGGTGCGGGGCGGCGGGGCCGTGCCGCCGGTGGGGCGGGGTGCGGGCGGTCCGGAGCCGGGGTGCCCCGTGTACCCGCAGGACGACGCCGGACGGCACGCCCGGGACGGCTTCCAGAGCGGCGAGGAGACCGCCTATCTGCTGCGCTCGCCCGCCAACGCCCGCGCCCTGCTGGAGTCCATCGCGGAGCTGGACGCCGGGCGGGGCCTGGTCGGGGAGCCGGCGGATGCCGGGGACGGCGGGTGAGTCAGCCGTACCCCGCCCGGTTGCGCCAGGTGGGCCTGGTTGGCGGGGGTGCGGTGGGGGTGGGGTCGTAGGCTGCCGCCATGTGCGGAATCGTGGGATACGTCGGCGGGCAGTCGGCGCTGGATGTGGTCGTCGCGGGGCTGCGGCGGCTGGAGTACCGGGGTTACGACTCGGCCGGGGTCGCCGTCCTCGCCGACGGGGGGCTCGCCGCCGCCAAGAAGGCCGGCAAGCTCGTCAACCTCGACAAGGAGCTGGCCGCCCGGCCCCTGCCCAGCGGGTCGACCGGGATCGGGCACACCCGGTGGGCCACCCACGGCGGGCCCAGCGACACCAACGCCCACCCCCATCTGGACAACGCGGGGCGGGTCGCCGTCGTCCACAACGGCATCATCGAGAACTTCGCCGCCCTCCGGGCCGAGCTGGCCGAGCGCGGCCACGACCTGTCCTCCGAGACCGACACCGAGGTCGTCGCCCACCTCCTCGCGGAGGCCCACTCGTCCACCGCCGACCTGGCCGAGGCGATGCGGCAGGTCTGCCGCCGCCTCGAAGGGGCGTTCACCCTCGTCGCGCTGCACGCCGACGAGCCGGACGTCGTCGTCGGCGCCCGGCGCAACTCGCCGCTCGTCGTCGGCGTCGGCGAGGGCGAGGCGTTCCTCGCCTCCGACGTGGCCGCGTTCATCGAGCACACCCGCGACGCGATCGAGCTGGGCCAGGACCAGGTGGTCGAGGTGCGCCGGGACGGGGCCGTCGTCACCGACTTCCACGGGGCGCCCGCCGAGGTGCGCTCGTACCACGTCGACTGGGACGCGTCCGCCGCCGAGAAGGGCGGCTACGCCTCCTTCATGCTCAAGGAGATCGCCGAGCAGCCGAAGGCCGTCGCCGACACCCTGCTCGGCCGGATCGACGCCGAGGGCTCCCTCACGCTGGACGAGGTCCGCATCCCGGCCGCCGTGCTGCGGGAGGCCACCAAGGTGGTCATCGTCGCGTGCGGCACCGCCTTCCACGCGGGCCTCATCGCCAAGTACGCCATCGAGCACTGGACCCGCATCCCCTGCGAGGTGGAGCTGGCCAGCGAGTTCCGCTACCGGGACCCGATCCTCGACCAGGGCACCCTGGTCGTCGCCATCTCCCAGTCCGGCGAGACCATGGACACCCTCATGGCGGTGCGGCACGCCCGCGAGCAGGGCGCCCGCGTGCTGGCCATCTGCAACACCAACGGCTCCACCATCCCCCGCGAGTCCGACGCCGTGCTCTACACCCACGCCGGGCCGGAGGTCGCCGTCGCGTCCACCAAGGCGTTCCTCACCCAGCTCGTCGCCTGCTACCTCGTCGCCCTGTACCTGGGGCAGGTGCGCGGCACCCAGTGGGGCGACGAGATCCGCGCCGTCGTCCGCGACCTCGCGCGGATCGCGGAGGACGTGGAGCGGGTCCTTCAGACCATGGAGCCGGTACGGGAGCTGGCCCGGTCCCTCGCCGGCCACGACACCGTCCTCTTCCTCGGCCGGCACGTCGGCCACCCGGTCGCCCTCGAAGGCGCCCTGAAGCTGAAGGAACTGGCCTACATGCACGCCGAGGGCTTCGCCGCCGGCGAGCTGAAGCACGGCCCGATCGCCCTCATCGAGGAGGGCCTGCCGGTCGTCGTCGTGGTGCCCTCGCCGCGCGGCCGGTCCGTCCTCCACGGCAAGATCGTCTCCAACATCCAGGAGATCCGCGCGCGCGGGGCCCGCACCATCGTCATCGCGGAGGAGGGCGACGAGGCCGTCGTGCCGTACGCCGACCACCTCGTCCGCGTGCCCGCCACGCCGACGCTCCTGCAGCCCCTCGTCTCCACCGTGCCGCTGCAGGTCTTCGCCTGCGAACTGGCGACCGCGCGCGGCAACGAGGTCGACCAGCCGCGCAACCTCGCGAAGTCGGTCACCGTCGAATGATCATCGGGGTGGGGATCGACGTCGCCGAGATCGACCGCTTCGCGGAGGCGCTGGAGCGCACCCCGCAACTGGCCGAACGGCTGTTCATCGAGCGGGAGCTGTACCTGCCGAGCGGGGAGCGGCGGGGCGTCGCCTCGCTCGCCGCGCGGTTCGCCGCGAAGGAGGCCGTCGCCAAGGCCCTCGGCGCGCCCGGCGGGCTGCACTGGACGGACGCCGAGGTGTACGTGGAGGCGAGCGGGCAGCCCCGGCTGCGGGTGCGCGGCACGGTCGCCGCGCGCGCCGCCGAACTGGGCGTGCGGCACTGGCACGTGTCGCTCAGTCATGACGCGGGGGTGGCGTCCGCCGTGGTGATCGCGGAGGGTTGAGCGCATGCGTACCGCGTATCGCGTCCAGGACGTACGGGCGGCCGAGGCCGCGCTGATGGCCCGGCTCCCCGAGGGGGCCCTGATGCGGCGGGCGGCGGCCGGTCTCGCCGCCGCCTGCGCCGGACTGCTGGGGCGGGTGTACGGGGCGCGGGTCGTCCTCCTCGTCGGCAGCGGCGACAACGGCGGTGACGCCCTGTACGCCGGGGCGCGGCTCGCCCGGCGCGGCGCCGGCGTGTCGGCGGTGGCCCTGGGCGGGCGGGTCCACGAGGCCGGGCTGGCCGCGCTGCTGGCGGCCGGGGGGCGACTCGCCCCCGACCCGTACGCCGCGCTGGCCCGCGCCGACCTCGTGCTGGACGGCATCACCGGGATCGGCGGGCGCGGCGGGCTGCGCCCGGAAGCCGTGCCGGTGGTGCGGGCCGCGCGGGAGTCCGGCGCCGTCGTGGTGGCCGTGGACCTGCCGAGCGGGGTGGACGCCGACACCGGCGCCGTGGAGGGCGAGGCCGTCCGGGCCGACGCGACCGTGACCTTCGGCGCGTACAAGCCGGGGCTGCTGGTGGACCCGGCGCGCGCGTACGCGGGCGCGGTGCGGCTGGTCGACATCGGCCTCGGCGGGCTGCTGCCGGCCGCCGCGGAACTGGAGGCGCTCCAGCACGCGGACGTGGCGCGGCTGCTGCCCGTCCCCGGCGCGGAGAGCGACAAGTACCGGCGCGGGGTCGTGGGCGTCGTCGCCGGGTCGGCGCGCTATCCGGGCGCGGCCGTGCTGGCCGTCGCGGGCGCGCTGCGCGGCGGGGCCGGGGCGGTGCGGTACGTGGGGCCGGCGGGCGGCGCGGTGCTGGCCCGGTACCCGGAGACGCTGGTCCACCCCGGTCCGCCCGGCGGGGCGGGGCGCGTCCAGGCGTGGGTGATCGGGCCGGGCCTCGGGGACACACCGGGCGTGGACGACGTGCTGGCGTCCGACGCGCCGGTCCTCGTCGACGCGGACGGGCTGCGGCTGCTGGACCCGGCGGCGGTGCGGGCGCGCCCGGCGCCGACCCTGCTGACCCCGCACGCGGGCGAGGCCGCGGCCCTGCTGGGCACCGCCCGCGACGAGGTGGAGGCCCGGCGGCTGGAGGCCGTGCGGGAACTGGCGGGGCGGTACGGGGCGACGGTGCTGCTGAAGGGCTCCACCACGCTGGTCGCCGACCCGTCGCCCGGCGTGCCGGTGCGCGTGAACCCGACCGGTACGCCCTGGCTGGCGACGGCGGGCAGCGGTGACGTGCTGTCGGGGCTGACGGGCTCGCTGCTGGCGGCCGGGCTGGCGGCGCGTGACGCGGCGTCGGCGGGCGCGTACCTGCACGGGCTGGCGGCGCGGCGGGCGGCGGCGCGTGGGGTGTATGGGGCTGATGGGGCTGATGGGGCGGGGGCTGATGGGTCGGGGGCGGTCGGGGCTCATGTGGCGCACGGGGCGGGGCCCGCTCCCGCCGCCGGGGCGGCGCCGCTGACGGCCCACGAGGTGGCGGAGGCGCTGCCGGGCACGTGGCGGGACGTGCAGGGGGGCGGGGGCCGGGGCTGAGGGCCCGTA is a window encoding:
- the glmS gene encoding glutamine--fructose-6-phosphate transaminase (isomerizing) → MCGIVGYVGGQSALDVVVAGLRRLEYRGYDSAGVAVLADGGLAAAKKAGKLVNLDKELAARPLPSGSTGIGHTRWATHGGPSDTNAHPHLDNAGRVAVVHNGIIENFAALRAELAERGHDLSSETDTEVVAHLLAEAHSSTADLAEAMRQVCRRLEGAFTLVALHADEPDVVVGARRNSPLVVGVGEGEAFLASDVAAFIEHTRDAIELGQDQVVEVRRDGAVVTDFHGAPAEVRSYHVDWDASAAEKGGYASFMLKEIAEQPKAVADTLLGRIDAEGSLTLDEVRIPAAVLREATKVVIVACGTAFHAGLIAKYAIEHWTRIPCEVELASEFRYRDPILDQGTLVVAISQSGETMDTLMAVRHAREQGARVLAICNTNGSTIPRESDAVLYTHAGPEVAVASTKAFLTQLVACYLVALYLGQVRGTQWGDEIRAVVRDLARIAEDVERVLQTMEPVRELARSLAGHDTVLFLGRHVGHPVALEGALKLKELAYMHAEGFAAGELKHGPIALIEEGLPVVVVVPSPRGRSVLHGKIVSNIQEIRARGARTIVIAEEGDEAVVPYADHLVRVPATPTLLQPLVSTVPLQVFACELATARGNEVDQPRNLAKSVTVE
- a CDS encoding holo-ACP synthase, with amino-acid sequence MIIGVGIDVAEIDRFAEALERTPQLAERLFIERELYLPSGERRGVASLAARFAAKEAVAKALGAPGGLHWTDAEVYVEASGQPRLRVRGTVAARAAELGVRHWHVSLSHDAGVASAVVIAEG
- a CDS encoding bifunctional ADP-dependent NAD(P)H-hydrate dehydratase/NAD(P)H-hydrate epimerase is translated as MRTAYRVQDVRAAEAALMARLPEGALMRRAAAGLAAACAGLLGRVYGARVVLLVGSGDNGGDALYAGARLARRGAGVSAVALGGRVHEAGLAALLAAGGRLAPDPYAALARADLVLDGITGIGGRGGLRPEAVPVVRAARESGAVVVAVDLPSGVDADTGAVEGEAVRADATVTFGAYKPGLLVDPARAYAGAVRLVDIGLGGLLPAAAELEALQHADVARLLPVPGAESDKYRRGVVGVVAGSARYPGAAVLAVAGALRGGAGAVRYVGPAGGAVLARYPETLVHPGPPGGAGRVQAWVIGPGLGDTPGVDDVLASDAPVLVDADGLRLLDPAAVRARPAPTLLTPHAGEAAALLGTARDEVEARRLEAVRELAGRYGATVLLKGSTTLVADPSPGVPVRVNPTGTPWLATAGSGDVLSGLTGSLLAAGLAARDAASAGAYLHGLAARRAAARGVYGADGADGAGADGSGAVGAHVAHGAGPAPAAGAAPLTAHEVAEALPGTWRDVQGGGGRG